The Kluyveromyces marxianus DMKU3-1042 DNA, complete genome, chromosome 6 genome window below encodes:
- the PEX10 gene encoding ubiquitin-protein ligase peroxin 10: MVSPMQFPFADTPSIVQAHQKDDSVEGLLLQKIQDVLKRVKGQQFTNRYVNEIAILSKLVYLSTTTLRYKRTLGEEYADLTYVNRRGRGIVRLLQRIGFVISYCGVPWLLSKLFYRYKLNERDHGVFKLFNGRSFKDVLDAALNLHMIAFYLSGKYYDISKRIFGMRYAIGHEMNKNEVEFKKKSSQNYKVLGFILGLQLASKVLPSIARHLSDLIGSRSEGGHNDLKSMSKQHIPKDLSDPTVLPFIEEESRKCVLCLNYMIDPSATSCGHLFCWDCIMEWTLERQECPLCRQRCLRQQVIPVR; encoded by the coding sequence ATGGTATCCCCAATGCAATTCCCATTTGCAGATACCCCTAGCATAGTTCAAGCTCACCAAAAAGATGATTCTGTAGAAGGTTTGTTGCTTCAAAAGATTCAAGatgttttgaaaagagtTAAGGGACAACAGTTCACCAACAGATATGTCAATGAAATAGCAATACTCAGCAAACTAGTGTATCTCTCTACTACCACACTGCGCTATAAGAGAACTTTAGGGGAAGAATATGCTGATTTGACCTATGTAAATCGAAGGGGTCGTGGAATTGTAAGGCTTCTACAAAGAATTGGATTCGTAATTAGCTATTGCGGGGTACCGTGGTTATTATCAAAGCTATTCTATCGTTATAAACTCAATGAAAGAGACCACGGTGTTTTTAAGTTATTCAATGGCAGAAGCTTCAAGGATGTTTTGGATGCAGCGTTGAATTTACATATGATTGCATTTTATTTAAGCGGAAAATACTACGATATATCGAAGAGAATATTCGGAATGCGGTACGCGATTGGGCATGAAATGAACAAGAATGAGGTagagttcaagaagaagtcttCGCAGAATTATAAGGTACTTGGATTTATTCTTGGGCTTCAGCTAGCGTCCAAAGTGCTACCTAGTATAGCAAGACACCTTAGCGATTTAATCGGAAGTCGTAGTGAAGGCGGGCACAATGACTTGAAATCGATGTCAAAGCAACATATACCGAAAGATCTCAGCGACCCTACGGTACTGCcatttattgaagaagaatcgAGAAAATGCGTGCTTTGTTTAAACTATATGATTGACCCTAGTGCAACTTCTTGTGGGCATCTTTTCTGCTGGGACTGCATAATGGAGTGGACGTTGGAAAGACAAGAATGTCCTCTCTGTAGACAAAGGTGTTTAAGACAACAGGTAATTCCAGTAAGATGA
- the SHE4 gene encoding She4p, producing the protein MDETWETIISKDIDVSSTLKENCTSIEDVKGLLKVAQGWISAGIHDIEEEKRCWMCISTILGSVNVKDWSALEFVCRGILLRSKEKELRPTLQMTANALMCSYPEKMEQKCGNILQELLIEAEEDSGTDSVLLLVQAMSLLFPICLSMCKDMLVSTDFQDVLIGKLKLNETVNSELVLASLNLLSVACIDDSMRTFICEHYLKLLEQTFTVAKYKIGTALVLIKIWNFTKLQKQTLDECISIFIESFAKGEHVEESTESLAYLTLKPSVRVLLRNNGDVSLKLIEMLKSEETAPSEAYAILCIIANLSSLPADSGEEDTINKLKQSLKSKQEREQEAATVENLQEIQEFNRDYIIDLDLIGRLKSMKLSTSSFNQAIKIVYNVTRDKKLIPDSVKQGAGVMLLVFLAQKREVAKDEYYFLAIRALSKILIHVNPQTAFNKFSPLSTVPFLFEMLPSGEDAADESTTNALLSQPQFTPLDTYESLLALTNLATINQGSDLGKIIAGNPKYWSTIENLLLDSRVQIQRSTLELISNLMAYPMNLAAKFFNSENPKSSQNFNTLVKLLELQDLQSQRAVAAIFANIVTTVPFICEELSHKENLSQTLIRVFKAQHNDTDLRQRLLVLLLSIMGSNPDVVTSVKNDATLLTTIKQYKQSPDPLTSEITTDILKLVP; encoded by the coding sequence ATGGATGAAACTTGGGAAACTATTATTAGTAAAGATATCGATGTTTCATCGACATTGAAAGAGAACTGTACATCGATAGAAGACGTCAAAGGTTTATTAAAGGTCGCTCAAGGTTGGATATCTGCTGGAATTCATGacatagaagaagagaaacgaTGCTGGATGTGCATCTCCACCATTTTGGGCTCTGTAAATGTGAAAGATTGGTCTGCATTGGAGTTTGTATGCAGGGGAATCTTGTtaagaagcaaagaaaaagagctAAGGCCTACGCTTCAGATGACAGCAAATGCATTAATGTGCAGTTATCCTGAAAAAATGGAGCAGAAATGTGGTAATATACTACAGGAACTATTGATCGAGGCCGAAGAAGATTCAGGCACAGATTCAGTACTTTTACTTGTACAGGCAATGTCCTTACTATTCCCAATCTGTCTTAGTATGTGTAAGGACATGCTAGTGTCTACAGACTTTCAAGACGTGTTGATAGGAAAGTTGAAGCTTAACGAAACTGTTAATTCCGAGTTGGTTTTGGCGTCGCTAAACTTGCTATCTGTGGCATGTATCGATGACTCTATGAGAACTTTTATTTGTGAGCACTATCTAAAACTCTTGGAGCAAACGTTCACTGTGGCGAAGTACAAAATAGGCACAGCTTTAGTGCTAATTAAGATATGGAACTTCACCAAGTTGCAAAAGCAAACTTTAGATGAGTGTATCAgtatttttattgaatCGTTTGCCAAGGGAGAACATGTTGAGGAGAGTACAGAATCGTTAGCCTACCTCACTTTGAAGCCCAGCGTAAGGGTTCTGCTCAGAAACAATGGGGATGTGAGCTTGAAGTTAATTGAGATGCTCAAGTCTGAAGAAACAGCCCCATCAGAGGCATACGCAATATTGTGTATCATCGCAAATTTAAGCAGTCTTCCGGCCGACTctggagaagaagacacaatcaacaagttgaagCAGTCTCTCAAATCCAAACAAGAAAGGGAACAAGAAGCTGCAACCGTGGAAAATttacaagaaatacaagAGTTCAACAGGGACTACATCATCGACCTAGACCTAATCGGCCGCCTAAAATCCATGAAATTATCCACATCCTCATTCAACCAGGCCATCAAAATCGTCTATAACGTAACACGAGACAAGAAACTTATCCCAGATAGTGTGAAGCAGGGCGCAGGCGTGATGCTTTTGGTGTTTTTGGCCCAGAAAAGGGAAGTTGCAAAGGACGAATACTATTTCTTAGCAATCAGAGCTCTATCTAAGATACTAATCCACGTAAACCCACAGACCGCATTCAACAAGTTCTCGCCATTGAGCACAGTCCCATTCTTGTTCGAAATGCTTCCATCAGGAGAAGACGCTGCTGACGAATCGACTACCAATGCCCTTCTATCACAGCCGCAATTCACTCCTCTAGACACATACGAATCGCTCTTAGCACTAACGAACCTAGCAACCATAAACCAGGGCTCTGACCTGGGCAAAATTATCGCAGGCAACCCCAAGTACTGGAGCACCATCGAAAATCTTCTCCTAGACTCTAGAGTCCAAATCCAAAGATCCACTCTCGAACTCATCTCGAATCTAATGGCCTACCCAATGAACTTGGCCgccaagttcttcaactccGAGAACCCAAAAAGCTCACAAAACTTCAACACACTCGTGAAACTTCTCGAGCTACAGGACCTCCAATCGCAGAGAGCCGTCGCTGCTATCTTCGCAAATATCGTCACCACCGTTCCATTTATCTGCGAAGAATTATCACACAAGGAAAACCTATCGCAAACCCTCATTAGAGTCTTCAAGGCTCAACACAACGACACAGATCTCAGGCAAAGACTACTAGTACTTCTCCTATCCATCATGGGCTCGAACCCAGACGTAGTAACCAGCGTCAAGAACGATGCAACACTACTAACCACAATTAAACAATACAAACAAAGTCCGGACCCTTTAACTTCGGAAATAACTACAGATATACTAAAATTGGTACCATAA